In one Musa acuminata AAA Group cultivar baxijiao chromosome BXJ2-5, Cavendish_Baxijiao_AAA, whole genome shotgun sequence genomic region, the following are encoded:
- the LOC103984061 gene encoding calcium-dependent mitochondrial ATP-magnesium/phosphate carrier protein 2-like isoform X2 encodes MSGAAKAVEEPSGFSAKMDAAPAAEGEQQRRRRRPDGCNPVKKPGPVSMDHVLLALRETGEEREVRVRSLFNFFDAAGVGHLDYAQIDSGLSALRVPAEYKYARDLLKVCDANRDGRVDYQEFRRYMDDKELELYRIFQAIDVEHNGCILPEELWDALIKAGIDIDDEELARFVEHVDKDNNGIITFEEWRDFLLLYPHEATIENIYQYWERVCLVDIGEQAVIPEGISKHVNPSKYLIAGGVAGAASRTATAPLDRLKVALQVQTTRARILPAIKDIWREGGFLSFFRGNGLNVIKVTPESAIKFYTFEILKDFIVKGKGEEKSNIGASERLIAGGIAGAVSQTVIYPMDLVKTRLQTYACEAGIDLAAYETLKDMSRTYILKNSDPGPVMQLGCGTISSALGATCVYPLQVIRTRMQAQRTNPSNNYYGMSDVFWRTLKNEGLLGFYKGIIPNLLKVVPAAGITYLVYETMKKSLSLD; translated from the exons ATGTCCGGCGCGGCCAAGGCGGTGGAGGAGCCGAGCGGTTTCTCCGCGAAGATGGATGCAGCGCCGGCCGCGGAGggcgagcagcagcggcggcggcggcggccggacGGTTGCAACCCGGTGAAGAAGCCGGGCCCGGTCTCCATGGACCACGTGCTCCTCGCCCTGCGCGAGACCGGGGAGGAGAGGGAGGTCCGGGTCCGGAGCCTTTTCAATTTCTTCGACGCGGCCGGCGTCGGCCATCTCGACTACGCTCAGATCGATTCCGGCCTCTCCGCCCTTCGCGTCCCCGCCGAGTACAAGTACGCCAGGGACCTCCTCAAGGTGTGCGATGCCAACCGGGACGGGCGTGTCGACTACCAGGAGTTCCGGCGCTACATGGACGATAAGGAGCTCGAGCTCTATCGCATCTTCCAGGCCATCGACGTCGAGCACAACGGTTGCATCTTGCCGGAGGAGCTATGGGACGCTCTCATCAAGGCAG GGATTGATATTGACGATGAGGAGCTTGCTCGTTTCGTAGAGCACGTCGATAAGGATAACAATGGGATTATAACTTTTGAGGAATGGAGAGATTTTCTTCTACTTTACCCCCACGAGGCAACGATTGAGAACATCTATCAGTACTGGGAAAGAGTTTGTCTTGTGGATATTGGTGAACAGGCTGTTATCCCAGAAGGTATAAGTAAACATGTGAATCCAAGCAAATACTTGATCGCAGGAGGGGTAGCCGGAGCAGCTTCTCGGACAGCTACTGCTCCTCTTGACAGACTTAAAGTAGCTTTGCAAGTCCAGACAACACGGGCACGAATTTTGCCGGCGATAAAAGACATATGGAGAGAGGGTGGTTTCTTGAGTTTTTTCAGGGGGAATGGCTTAAATGTGATAAAGGTCACACCTGAAAGTGCAATAAAGTTCTATACATTTGAAATCCTAAAGGATTTCATCGTCAAAGgcaaaggagaagagaagagtaaTATCGGTGCCTCTGAGCGTCTGATCGCTGGAGGTATTGCAGGTGCAGTGTCACAGACTGTTATTTATCCAATGGATCTCGTGAAAACAAGACTACAGACCTATGCCTGTGAAGCTG GGATAGATCTTGCTGCATACGAGACCCTAAAAGATATGTCTAGAACATATATTCTCAAGAATAGTG ATCCAGGTCCAGTCATGCAATTAGGCTGTGGAACTATCTCAAGTGCTCTTGGAGCAACATGTGTTTACCCTTTGCAGGTTATCAGAACAAG AATGCAAGCCCAGCGCACCAATCCATCCAATAACTATTACGGAATGTCTGATGTGTTCTGGAGAACACTCAAAAACGAAGGACTTTTAGGATTCTACAAGGGGATAATCCCAAATCTGCTCAAAGTAGTGCCGGCTGCTGGTATTACTTATCTAGTCTATGAGACCATGAAGAAGAGCCTTTCTCTTGATTAA
- the LOC103984062 gene encoding uncharacterized protein LOC103984062 isoform X3 codes for MLLKGKIRLPNTIVPRFPDRIKPPEKKKKEEEDDDHDEGREEEELRTFQVGGGGGGEERSEGEIWPDDGDENWTVLRAHHRIKIDIGREVSWDKRSDLEFELSQKVVNLEALRSIASCGHLAEEFRSIVWKLLLGYLPAEKDLWKGELAKNRLRYAELKRELLLNPSEFLIKEDETSNSSMPGQDNEAGGLLCRREISNGDHPLCLGNGSIWNQYFKEAMRNILLLFAKLNPAIGYVQGMNEVLAPLYYVFRMNQEGEDASEAEADSFECFVQLLSGSVDHFCQQLDNSSVGIHSTLLHFSELLKANDGELWRHLDASKMNPQFYAFRWITLLLTQEFELSTIMRIWDYLLSNPSGVQEILLRVCCAMLLCVRHELLSGDFVSNLKLLQHYPEVDLEHVLDVASHLKTPISSYQPYGIV; via the exons ATGCTGCTTAAAGGAAAGATCAGGCTCCCTAACACCATCGTCCCGCGCTTTCCTGATCGAATCAAACCacccgagaagaagaagaaggaggaggaggatgatgacCATGACGaaggaagagaggaggaggagctcCGAACGTTTCAggttggtggaggaggaggaggagaagaaagatcTGAAGGGGAAATATGGCCGGATGACGGTGACGAGAACTGGACGGTGTTGAGGGCCCACCACAGGATCAAGATCGACATCGGCAGGGAGGTTTCATGGGATAAGCGGTCCGATTTGGAATTCGAG CTTTCCCAGAAAGTAGTAAATTTAGAAGCATTGCGATCGATAGCTTCTTGTGGTCATCTTGCTGAAGAGTTTCGGTCAATTGTCTGGAAG TTATTGTTGGGTTATTTACCTGCTGAAAAAGATTTATGGAAAGGAGAACTGGCCAAGAACAGATTAAGATACGCTGAACTGAAAAGAGAGCTTTTACTAAATCCA TCAGAATTCTTGATCAAGGAGGACGAGACATCAAATTCAAGTATGCCAGGTCAGGACAATGAAGCTGGTGGACTACTTTGTCGACGTGAAATCTCAAATGGGGACCATCCTTTATGCCTTGGTAATGGTAGCATCTGGAATCAATATTTCAAG GAAGCTATGAGGAATATTCTTCTCCTATTTGCAAAACTGAATCCAGCAATTGGTTATGTGCAAGGAATGAATGAAGTGTTGGCTCCACTATACTATGTATTTCGTATGAATCAAGAAGGGGAGGATGCT tcagaagcagaagcagacagTTTTGAATGTTTTGTTCAACTATTGAGTGGTTCTGTGGACCATTTTTGTCAACAATTAGATAATAGTTCTGTGGGAATTCATTCTACACTCTTgcatttttctgagcttttgaaagcCAATGATGGAGAGCTTTGGCGACATCTTGATGCTTCTAAG ATGAATCCCCAGTTCTATGCATTCAGGTGGATTACCTTACTATTGACCCAGGAATTTGAACTCTCAACTATCATGAGGATTTGGGATTATCTTCTCAGTAATCCCTCTGGTGTGCAG GAGATCCTACTGAGAGTCTGTTGTGCCATGTTGCTATGTGTTAGACATGAACTTCTAAGTGGCGATTTCGTATCAAACTTGAAACTTCTCCAACATTACCCTGAAGTTGACCTGGAACATGTATTGGATGTAGCTTCTCATCTGAAGACTCCCATATCGAGTTATCAGCCTTACGGCATCGTTTAG
- the LOC103984062 gene encoding uncharacterized protein LOC103984062 isoform X1, with product MLLKGKIRLPNTIVPRFPDRIKPPEKKKKEEEDDDHDEGREEEELRTFQVGGGGGGEERSEGEIWPDDGDENWTVLRAHHRIKIDIGREVSWDKRSDLEFELSQKVVNLEALRSIASCGHLAEEFRSIVWKLLLGYLPAEKDLWKGELAKNRLRYAELKRELLLNPSEFLIKEDETSNSSMPGQDNEAGGLLCRREISNGDHPLCLGNGSIWNQYFKDAEIVEQIDRDLHRTHQDIKFFSGDSSFSRKNLEAMRNILLLFAKLNPAIGYVQGMNEVLAPLYYVFRMNQEGEDASEAEADSFECFVQLLSGSVDHFCQQLDNSSVGIHSTLLHFSELLKANDGELWRHLDASKMNPQFYAFRWITLLLTQEFELSTIMRIWDYLLSNPSGVQEILLRVCCAMLLCVRHELLSGDFVSNLKLLQHYPEVDLEHVLDVASHLKTPISSYQPYGIV from the exons ATGCTGCTTAAAGGAAAGATCAGGCTCCCTAACACCATCGTCCCGCGCTTTCCTGATCGAATCAAACCacccgagaagaagaagaaggaggaggaggatgatgacCATGACGaaggaagagaggaggaggagctcCGAACGTTTCAggttggtggaggaggaggaggagaagaaagatcTGAAGGGGAAATATGGCCGGATGACGGTGACGAGAACTGGACGGTGTTGAGGGCCCACCACAGGATCAAGATCGACATCGGCAGGGAGGTTTCATGGGATAAGCGGTCCGATTTGGAATTCGAG CTTTCCCAGAAAGTAGTAAATTTAGAAGCATTGCGATCGATAGCTTCTTGTGGTCATCTTGCTGAAGAGTTTCGGTCAATTGTCTGGAAG TTATTGTTGGGTTATTTACCTGCTGAAAAAGATTTATGGAAAGGAGAACTGGCCAAGAACAGATTAAGATACGCTGAACTGAAAAGAGAGCTTTTACTAAATCCA TCAGAATTCTTGATCAAGGAGGACGAGACATCAAATTCAAGTATGCCAGGTCAGGACAATGAAGCTGGTGGACTACTTTGTCGACGTGAAATCTCAAATGGGGACCATCCTTTATGCCTTGGTAATGGTAGCATCTGGAATCAATATTTCAAG GATGCAGAGATTGTTGAGCAAATTGATCGTGATCTTCATCGGACGCATCAAGATATAAAATTTTTCTCAGGAGATTCCTCATTTAGCAGAAAgaacctt GAAGCTATGAGGAATATTCTTCTCCTATTTGCAAAACTGAATCCAGCAATTGGTTATGTGCAAGGAATGAATGAAGTGTTGGCTCCACTATACTATGTATTTCGTATGAATCAAGAAGGGGAGGATGCT tcagaagcagaagcagacagTTTTGAATGTTTTGTTCAACTATTGAGTGGTTCTGTGGACCATTTTTGTCAACAATTAGATAATAGTTCTGTGGGAATTCATTCTACACTCTTgcatttttctgagcttttgaaagcCAATGATGGAGAGCTTTGGCGACATCTTGATGCTTCTAAG ATGAATCCCCAGTTCTATGCATTCAGGTGGATTACCTTACTATTGACCCAGGAATTTGAACTCTCAACTATCATGAGGATTTGGGATTATCTTCTCAGTAATCCCTCTGGTGTGCAG GAGATCCTACTGAGAGTCTGTTGTGCCATGTTGCTATGTGTTAGACATGAACTTCTAAGTGGCGATTTCGTATCAAACTTGAAACTTCTCCAACATTACCCTGAAGTTGACCTGGAACATGTATTGGATGTAGCTTCTCATCTGAAGACTCCCATATCGAGTTATCAGCCTTACGGCATCGTTTAG
- the LOC103984061 gene encoding calcium-dependent mitochondrial ATP-magnesium/phosphate carrier protein 2-like isoform X1, whose amino-acid sequence MSGAAKAVEEPSGFSAKMDAAPAAEGEQQRRRRRPDGCNPVKKPGPVSMDHVLLALRETGEEREVRVRSLFNFFDAAGVGHLDYAQIDSGLSALRVPAEYKYARDLLKVCDANRDGRVDYQEFRRYMDDKELELYRIFQAIDVEHNGCILPEELWDALIKAGIDIDDEELARFVEHVDKDNNGIITFEEWRDFLLLYPHEATIENIYQYWERVCLVDIGEQAVIPEGISKHVNPSKYLIAGGVAGAASRTATAPLDRLKVALQVQTTRARILPAIKDIWREGGFLSFFRGNGLNVIKVTPESAIKFYTFEILKDFIVKGKGEEKSNIGASERLIAGGIAGAVSQTVIYPMDLVKTRLQTYACEAGKVPNLATLTRDIWVHEGPRAFYRGIVPSLLGIIPFAGIDLAAYETLKDMSRTYILKNSDPGPVMQLGCGTISSALGATCVYPLQVIRTRMQAQRTNPSNNYYGMSDVFWRTLKNEGLLGFYKGIIPNLLKVVPAAGITYLVYETMKKSLSLD is encoded by the exons ATGTCCGGCGCGGCCAAGGCGGTGGAGGAGCCGAGCGGTTTCTCCGCGAAGATGGATGCAGCGCCGGCCGCGGAGggcgagcagcagcggcggcggcggcggccggacGGTTGCAACCCGGTGAAGAAGCCGGGCCCGGTCTCCATGGACCACGTGCTCCTCGCCCTGCGCGAGACCGGGGAGGAGAGGGAGGTCCGGGTCCGGAGCCTTTTCAATTTCTTCGACGCGGCCGGCGTCGGCCATCTCGACTACGCTCAGATCGATTCCGGCCTCTCCGCCCTTCGCGTCCCCGCCGAGTACAAGTACGCCAGGGACCTCCTCAAGGTGTGCGATGCCAACCGGGACGGGCGTGTCGACTACCAGGAGTTCCGGCGCTACATGGACGATAAGGAGCTCGAGCTCTATCGCATCTTCCAGGCCATCGACGTCGAGCACAACGGTTGCATCTTGCCGGAGGAGCTATGGGACGCTCTCATCAAGGCAG GGATTGATATTGACGATGAGGAGCTTGCTCGTTTCGTAGAGCACGTCGATAAGGATAACAATGGGATTATAACTTTTGAGGAATGGAGAGATTTTCTTCTACTTTACCCCCACGAGGCAACGATTGAGAACATCTATCAGTACTGGGAAAGAGTTTGTCTTGTGGATATTGGTGAACAGGCTGTTATCCCAGAAGGTATAAGTAAACATGTGAATCCAAGCAAATACTTGATCGCAGGAGGGGTAGCCGGAGCAGCTTCTCGGACAGCTACTGCTCCTCTTGACAGACTTAAAGTAGCTTTGCAAGTCCAGACAACACGGGCACGAATTTTGCCGGCGATAAAAGACATATGGAGAGAGGGTGGTTTCTTGAGTTTTTTCAGGGGGAATGGCTTAAATGTGATAAAGGTCACACCTGAAAGTGCAATAAAGTTCTATACATTTGAAATCCTAAAGGATTTCATCGTCAAAGgcaaaggagaagagaagagtaaTATCGGTGCCTCTGAGCGTCTGATCGCTGGAGGTATTGCAGGTGCAGTGTCACAGACTGTTATTTATCCAATGGATCTCGTGAAAACAAGACTACAGACCTATGCCTGTGAAGCTGGTAAGGTTCCCAATCTTGCTACGCTTACAAGAGATATTTGGGTGCACGAGGGGCCTCGAGCTTTCTATAGAGGGATCGTCCCATCTCTTCTTGGAATCATTCCATTTGCAGGGATAGATCTTGCTGCATACGAGACCCTAAAAGATATGTCTAGAACATATATTCTCAAGAATAGTG ATCCAGGTCCAGTCATGCAATTAGGCTGTGGAACTATCTCAAGTGCTCTTGGAGCAACATGTGTTTACCCTTTGCAGGTTATCAGAACAAG AATGCAAGCCCAGCGCACCAATCCATCCAATAACTATTACGGAATGTCTGATGTGTTCTGGAGAACACTCAAAAACGAAGGACTTTTAGGATTCTACAAGGGGATAATCCCAAATCTGCTCAAAGTAGTGCCGGCTGCTGGTATTACTTATCTAGTCTATGAGACCATGAAGAAGAGCCTTTCTCTTGATTAA
- the LOC103984060 gene encoding uncharacterized protein LOC103984060 — translation MGSCLGCCTKPAPIIAVDEPSKGLKIQGRLVKKPSISEEFWSTSTYEMENSRAHSQRSISSISTLPQNFDHHGGTGSTSNPPEIVNHGFLLWNQTRQQWIGKGRLESQSKQVQEPRLSWNATYDSLLGSNKPFPQPIPLSEMVEFLVDIWVQEGLYD, via the exons ATGGG AAGTTGCCTTGGATGTTGTACCAAACCTGCTCCTATTATTGCTGTTGATGAGCCTTCAAAGGGTTTGAAAATCCAAGGTCGATTAGTGAAGAAACCTAGTATATCTGAAGAATTTTGGAGTACAAGCACATATGAAATGGAAAATAGTAGAGCTCATTCACAGAGGAGCATTTCTTCAATTAGCACCTTGCCACAAAACTTTGATCACCATGGTGGAACTGGAAGCACAAGCAATCCTCCGGAAATTGTGAATCATG GTTTTCTTCTATGGAATCAAACAAGACAGCAATGGATTGGAAAAGGAAGGCTTGAAAGCCAGTCAAAGCAAGTTCAAGAACCAAGGTTAAG TTGGAATGCAACATATGACAGTTTGCTTGGGAGCAACAAGCCATTTCCACAGCCCATTCCTCTATCA GAAATGGTAGAGTTTCTTGTGGACATCTGGGTGCAGGAGGGATTGTATGATTGA
- the LOC103984062 gene encoding uncharacterized protein LOC103984062 isoform X2, with protein MLLKGKIRLPNTIVPRFPDRIKPPEKKKKEEEDDDHDEGREEEELRTFQVGGGGGGEERSEGEIWPDDGDENWTVLRAHHRIKIDIGREVSWDKRSDLEFELLLGYLPAEKDLWKGELAKNRLRYAELKRELLLNPSEFLIKEDETSNSSMPGQDNEAGGLLCRREISNGDHPLCLGNGSIWNQYFKDAEIVEQIDRDLHRTHQDIKFFSGDSSFSRKNLEAMRNILLLFAKLNPAIGYVQGMNEVLAPLYYVFRMNQEGEDASEAEADSFECFVQLLSGSVDHFCQQLDNSSVGIHSTLLHFSELLKANDGELWRHLDASKMNPQFYAFRWITLLLTQEFELSTIMRIWDYLLSNPSGVQEILLRVCCAMLLCVRHELLSGDFVSNLKLLQHYPEVDLEHVLDVASHLKTPISSYQPYGIV; from the exons ATGCTGCTTAAAGGAAAGATCAGGCTCCCTAACACCATCGTCCCGCGCTTTCCTGATCGAATCAAACCacccgagaagaagaagaaggaggaggaggatgatgacCATGACGaaggaagagaggaggaggagctcCGAACGTTTCAggttggtggaggaggaggaggagaagaaagatcTGAAGGGGAAATATGGCCGGATGACGGTGACGAGAACTGGACGGTGTTGAGGGCCCACCACAGGATCAAGATCGACATCGGCAGGGAGGTTTCATGGGATAAGCGGTCCGATTTGGAATTCGAG TTATTGTTGGGTTATTTACCTGCTGAAAAAGATTTATGGAAAGGAGAACTGGCCAAGAACAGATTAAGATACGCTGAACTGAAAAGAGAGCTTTTACTAAATCCA TCAGAATTCTTGATCAAGGAGGACGAGACATCAAATTCAAGTATGCCAGGTCAGGACAATGAAGCTGGTGGACTACTTTGTCGACGTGAAATCTCAAATGGGGACCATCCTTTATGCCTTGGTAATGGTAGCATCTGGAATCAATATTTCAAG GATGCAGAGATTGTTGAGCAAATTGATCGTGATCTTCATCGGACGCATCAAGATATAAAATTTTTCTCAGGAGATTCCTCATTTAGCAGAAAgaacctt GAAGCTATGAGGAATATTCTTCTCCTATTTGCAAAACTGAATCCAGCAATTGGTTATGTGCAAGGAATGAATGAAGTGTTGGCTCCACTATACTATGTATTTCGTATGAATCAAGAAGGGGAGGATGCT tcagaagcagaagcagacagTTTTGAATGTTTTGTTCAACTATTGAGTGGTTCTGTGGACCATTTTTGTCAACAATTAGATAATAGTTCTGTGGGAATTCATTCTACACTCTTgcatttttctgagcttttgaaagcCAATGATGGAGAGCTTTGGCGACATCTTGATGCTTCTAAG ATGAATCCCCAGTTCTATGCATTCAGGTGGATTACCTTACTATTGACCCAGGAATTTGAACTCTCAACTATCATGAGGATTTGGGATTATCTTCTCAGTAATCCCTCTGGTGTGCAG GAGATCCTACTGAGAGTCTGTTGTGCCATGTTGCTATGTGTTAGACATGAACTTCTAAGTGGCGATTTCGTATCAAACTTGAAACTTCTCCAACATTACCCTGAAGTTGACCTGGAACATGTATTGGATGTAGCTTCTCATCTGAAGACTCCCATATCGAGTTATCAGCCTTACGGCATCGTTTAG
- the LOC103984059 gene encoding glucan endo-1,3-beta-glucosidase 14 has protein sequence MLPHKASTIFPLSLHRVSSATASALAVLIGIAVSLVRPPPLLVKKKRMRDFRLLYFFCCLLCFCFPHHGPVKVQAFTGTFGINYGRIADNIPPPESVVTLLKAAKIKNVRIYDADHNVLNAFRGSGLDLVVSVSNDHLKDMSVNEDNALSWVKENVQPFLPDTRIREIVIGNEVLGGSDQELPEILLGAIKSVYNALKRLQLADDIMVSTPHSQAVFVNSFPPSSCTFKEDVLVYMKPILDFFSKIGSPFYVNVYPFLAYTYDPDHIDINYALFESNPGIYDAKTNLHYDNMFDAQIDAAYAALEAAGFDKMEVRVSETGWASSGDENELGATTHNARTYNYNLRKRLFKKKGTPLRPKIVVKAYLFALFNENQKPGASSEKHYGLFKADGSISYDIGFTGLKPSCASPSLLSLKDIHTQSWLAPYSMIITCFIAVIMALTF, from the exons ATGCTTCCACACAAAGCAAGTACAATCTTCCCACTGTCGTTACACAGGGTATCCTCCGCCACCGCCTCTGCGCTTGCAGTTCTCATCGGCATCGCCGTCTCCCTCGTGCGGCCACCTCCGCTGCTAGTGAAGAAGAAAAGGATGCGGGATTTCCGACTGCTGTACTTCTTCTGCTGCCTTTTGTGCTTTTGCTTCCCTCATCACG GCCCAGTGAAGGTTCAGGCATTTACTGGGACCTTTGGGATAAACTATGGCAGGATTGCTGACAATATTCCTCCACCTGAAAGTGTTGTTACACTTCTAAAAGCAGCAAAGATAAAGAATGTGAGAATTTATGATGCAGATCACAATGTGCTCAATGCATTTAGAGGGTCTGGGCTCGATCTGGTTGTGTCAGTCAGCAATGACCATCTGAAAGACATGAGTGTAAATGAAGATAATGCTTTGAGCTGGGTCAAGGAAAATGTGCAGCCATTTCTGCCTGATACTCGCATTCGAGAGATTGTAATTGGGAATGAAGTCTTGGGCGGTTCAGATCAGGAATTGCCAGAAATTCTTTTGGGCGCCATAAAAAGTGTGTACAATGCTCTCAAGAGACTTCAATTGGCAGATGACATAATGGTGTCGACACCACATTCGCAGGCTGTTTTCGTTAATTCCTTCCCTCCCTCATCCTGCACTTTCAAAGAAGATGTCCTCGTTTACATGAAGccaattttggatttcttttcaaaGATTGGCAGTCCCTTCTACGTCAATGTATATCCGTTTCTGGCCTACACCTATGATCCTGATCATATTGATATcaattatgctctttttgagtccAATCCTGGAATTTATGATGCAAAGACTAACCTGCACTATGATAACATGTTTGATGCTCAAATAGATGCAGCTTATGCTGCTCTGGAAGCtgctggatttgataaaatggaagtCCGGGTTTCAGAGACGGGTTGGGCCTCTAGTGGGGATGAAAATGAACTAGGAGCTACCACCCACAATGCAAGGACTTACAATTATAATCTTCGTAAACGGCTTTTTAAGAAAAAAGGGACTCCACTCAGGCCAAAGATTGTGGTTAAGGCATATTTGTTTGCCTTGTTTAATGAGAATCAGAAGCCTGGGGCAAGTTCTGAGAAGCACTATGGGCTATTCAAGGCAGATGGGAGTATATCATACGATATTGGCTTTACTGGCCTGAAGCCTTCATGTGCATCCCCATCTCTCTTATCCCTGAAG GATATTCATACGCAAAGTTGGTTAGCACCTTATTCCATGATTATCACATGTTTTATAGCAGTCATTATGGCTTTAACATTTTAA